The DNA window GCTGGCAACCGATCTGGCGCTGGTCGTGACGCACCTTCTGCGCAAGATCGACCTGCAGGACAGGTTCGTCGAATTCTTCGGCCCCGGCGTTGGTAACCTCAGTGCCGGCGACCGCGCCGTCGTTGCCAACATGACGCCAGAGTTCGGCGCCAACACAGGATTTTTTCCAGTCGATGCCCGCTCCGTCGAATATCTGGCGCAGACCGGCCGCAGTCGTGATCACGGTCGATTTGTCGAAGATTATGCAAAGCGCGTCGGACTGTGGTTCGATCCCGATGCCAACCCCAGTTTCACGTCCGTCGTGGAGCTTGATCTTGGCAGCGTCGAACCGAGCCTGGCCGGCCCGCAGAGGCCGCAGGACCGGATTTCCCTGTCCGATACGCAGGCCGCGATTGCGGGCATGCGCAAGAGCGAAAGCGCTGGCTTCGTTCCCGACCAACCCAATGACGGCGCAGTCGCAATCGCGGCAATTACCAGCTGCACCAATACCTCCGACCCTAGATTGCTGCTCGCCGCCGGACTGTTGGCACGCAAAGCCGCTGCCCTTGGTCTTCGGCCCGCGCACTGGGTCAAGACGTCGCTTGCGCCGGGTTCGCCGACGGCGGAACGATATCTGCGACGCGCGGGCCTCCTGGACGATCTCGAAACGATGGGCTTCGGTATCGTTGGGTACGGCTGCACCACCTGTATCGGCAACTCCGGTGCACTGACACCATCCGTTTCGGATGCCATGCGGGAGCGCGATGTCCTACCCGTCGCCGTCCTTTCCGGCAATCGGAATTTCCCGGGTCGTGTGCATCCGCAACTCGAGGCGGGATTTCTCGGCTCTCCGCCTGTGGTGGTGGCATTCGCGATCGCCGGCACGGTCGACATCGATATTTTGACTGACCCCATCGGAGTGGATTTATACGGCCGACCAGTTCGACTGTCCGATGTTTGGCCATCGGGCGCCGAGATCGATGATGCGCTTGCTCTGGCAATCAGTCCGACAGACTTCGAGCCCGCGTTTCAGGCGGCCGAAGACAGTGCGCAATGGGCGGATTTGCCGGCGCCGACGACAACCCTGTTTCCCTGGCATGAGGCCTCCACCTATATTCGAAGACCTCCCTTTGCCAATATTGGCGAAGGCTCAAGGCTTGGAATCTATGAAGCACAGCCGATATTGGTGCTCGGTGACGATATAACGACCGACCATATTTCGCCGGCGGGAGCGATCGCGGCGAACGGAGATGCAGGCCGCTATCTGATCGAACGTGGCGAGAACCCGTATGACTTGAACGTCTTTTCATCCCGCAGGGGAAACTGGGAGGCGATGATCCGCGGGCTGTTCACCAATAAGAACGTCCGCAACCGCCTCGGCGAACATCTGGCGCCCGGCTCGACAATCCATGCGCCCTCTCAAAGGACGATGGCGCTCTGGGATGCGGCTGAGAGCTATCGCGCCGAGGGGATTCCGGTGGTCATCATCGCTGGTGAACGCTACGGCATGGGGTCGTCAAGAGACTGGGCTGCCAAAGGTGTCGCCTTACTTGGCGTTCGCGCTGTCATTGCCTCCAGTTTCGAGCGAATTCATCGATGGAACCTGATCGGCATGGGCGTCCTGCCACTGAAGCTGCCGGAGAGTCTGAGCTCGTCGCAGATCGATCTGAAACCGGGAGACACGGTCACCGTTCATGCCGCATCGGATGCGATTACGGCCCGTTGCAGCGTTTTGATCGAGATCAGCCGGGCAGGTGAGAGAATGGAAGTTGAGACTGTGGCGGCCATAGAGACGGCTGCGGAAGTCGCGATCCTGCGCGCGGGAGGGATCCTGCCGATGATTTTGCGCCAGAAGCTGTCCGCAAGTGGTTGAAGGCGACGGGCGTGGTCCTGGCCAGAGATGCGATCTCATCGAAGGCGCGGGCGGAGTAGGTCAACGCTGCGCCTGTGTTCAGGGCGATAGCGACACCGAGTGCTTCCACGATCTCACTTTCGGTCGCTCCGAGTTCGATGGCCTTCTTTGGCGTGGACAGCGATGCATCTTGAGAAGCTTCAGGAGGCGGTCTTGATCGTGCTAGCGTCATTCGCTTGGCCAACAATCTTGACGAAGAGACGGTGTTCGAGAGCGGTAGCGCCGCTCTCGCCCGATATCTCCTAAGCAGCAACCAACGGTCGCGCTGCCCGCCATACCAATGGCACCAGAACGAGCGCAACCGCCGGCATCACGATCCAGTTGATCGTCTCCCATCCTGAGCTGTGAAGCAGCGATCCCGAGAAGAAAGACGCGCCGGCGACCGTCCCGAAGACGAGAAAGTCGTTCGCGCCTTGCACCTTGCTGCGCTCCGCCGGCGTGTGGCAATCGCCCACCATCGAGGTCGCGCCGATGAAGCCGAAGTTCCAGCCGATGCCCAGAAGAATGAGCGAAACCCAGAAGTGGGCGATGTCGAAGCCGGAAAGCGCCACAGCCGCCGACAGTCCGATCAGGAGAAGTCCGACCGCAGCGACGCGCTCCTTCCCAAAGCGCACCATCAGGCGGCCGGTGAAGAAGGACGGGCCGTACATGGCGAGAATATGCCACTGGATACCAAGTGCTGCCTGATTGATCGAGTGTCCGTGGCCGACCATGGCGACGGGCGACGCCGTCATGACAAACGTCATCAACCCATAGGAGACGACGCCGGTCGCAATCGCCAGGAGATATTTGCGCGAGGTCAGGATCTGAACGAGCGGACGCTTGTTTGCGCCTCCACCCGGATTCGACTGGACCGAGGAAGCCGAGCGTAGCTTCCACAGCACAGGGAAGGCGAGGGCGGCTAGCATCGCCTGGCTGATGAAGCTCCCTGCGAAGGCTGTTGCGGGCACGGCGTCCCGCGTCCAGATCACGAGCTGCGGACCGATGATGGCGGCGACCAGACCGCCGACCATGACCCGGGCGATCGCCTTCTGACCGTCTGCTCCGGATACGTTGTCGGCGGCTGCAAAGCGGTAGCTCTGGACATAGGACGAATAGAAACCGGCCATGCACGTGCCGAGGCAGAAAACGAGGAAGCTCGACAGGATGATGCCCATCGCCGCGATCAGGCCCGAGACCATTCCGATCGTCGTTCCGACCAGATAGCCGCGACGTCGTCCAAAGCGGCGCATGACGTAGGCTGCCGGTAATGTCCCAAGCGCAAGGCCGAGGTTCAGAAGGCTGACAGGCAGCGTGATGAGATCGGGATCGGGCGACAGGTGCTGGCCAACCAGGCCGCCGAGCGAAATGACGATCGGGGCGTTTGCCCCGCCGAAAGCCTGCGCGACCGTCAAGATCCACGCGTTGCGCTTGCCGATTTTGGCGTCGGCCATACCGTTCTGCTGCATGTCTATTCCGCGTTCAATCGAGAAAAAATATCTGCGACAGCCTGCCGGGCGGCTACGACCGCGCCCGCGAGGTAACCGGGCTCGGAAGAACTCGTCTCACTGCCGGCCATCAGCAACCGCCCTTCCCAGGGACCGGTAACCCAGCGCGGGCTGCCCGGCGCCGGATGCTCTCCACCCGTCTGATCGAGCAAGGTGGCAGTGAGGGCATCGGCCGCCCAATCCTTGATCAATGTCGCCCTGGGCGTCAGCGCCTGAGGTCCAAACAGTCTGGCAAGTTGATCGACACAAGCTCGCTTCAACGCCGCCTCACCGATCGTCGAGCGTTGTTCGGCTCCGATCCCAAGAAATCCAAAAAAGGCGGCCTTCCCCGAATTGGTCATCGCATCATGGATCTCGACCATCGGCCCGACCATGCTTTGAGCGGTTCCCGAGAGACCGTCGTTTCGCCAGAAGGCTTCGTCATAGACGGCGAAGAATTTAGCATGTGGCGCCATCCAAGTGGGAGTGCCGCGCCATCGTGCGGCAATGGCGGGGTCCTGCGCCGGGGAAAATGTCACGGTCGCCTCGAAAAGGCGAGGCGGGAGAGCGGCAACGACATATTCGGCGACGATCGTTTCGCCTCCACCTTCCGTCGTCACGGAAATCTCAACCCCGCCGTTCGTCAGCGCAATGGCCGTGACCCTGGTGCCGAGCCTGATCCGCTCTGGCGGCAGTCGCGCTTCCAGCGCTCGCACGGCAGCACCGGTCCCACCCGAAATCCGCATCGATTGCTGGTTTTCGTAGACAGGTGAAAAACGCTGCGGGCGCTCGCGGGACATCCGCTCGAAGACGACATCGCCGTCGCTGTGCTGGACGAAGGAATCCAGATCGAGCTCATCGATCAGTTCGGCCATTGCCGGCTGCATCGCCGGCCAGAACCATGAGGGTCCAAGATCGAAGCCGTCGGCTGCCGGCATTGCATCCTCCCCAGCCGTCAAAATCCGACCGCCGGTTCGGTCGCGCGCCTCGATGAGAAGCACATCGACGCCGGCAGCATGCAGCTTCTGTGCGGTGTAAAGACCGGAAAGCCCGGCGCCGATGATTGCCACCTTGCATGTGCTCACGGTTTCGCTCCCTCTACAGGTGCGTCGAACGCGCAGACGTCCTCGTGAAAGAGAGGTCCCGACTTGTACCAGACGCGAGCGCCTTGCGGGCCGACGGTGGCCTTCAGGTCCTGGCCAGCGGGAAGCCGCAGCCAAGTCCAGCGATCGAGGACATCGCCATTCTCTTTAAAGCTACCGTCAAGGACGAGGAGCTCAAGGCCGCTCGGGTTGCCGATCTCCAGTGTCGCGTTTGCCTGCCAGTCCTCCGTCATGACGAGTTCGTCCGGCCCGTCGAACAAGACGCACGAATTCCCCACCCCATGACGTGCGCTTGCCGAGGGGGCGTCTCCAAGTCGGCTGACGATGCGCTCCCGGTCGCTCGCCTTGAACTGCCAGAGCTTGACCAGGATCGTGCAACCACTGTCACTCTTCGGTGCGTGACCAGTTCCAGGCGGGTTGCGGACATAGGTGCCGGCTGGGAAATCGCCGCTCTCATCCTGGAACACGCCCTCGAGCACGAGAAATTCTTCTCCGCCAGGGTGACCGTGATAGGAAAAGCTGCTTTCAGGCGCGTATCGGACGATGGAAGTCGCGTGCGCCTTCTCGTCGCCGATCCGGAAAAGCATCCGGCGGTCGACGCCCTTGGCCGGGCTGGAGATCCAGTCGAGTTTGGCGGCATGGACGATAGTGCGCTTGGAAAGGTCTTCATTCAAAAGCATCTCAAAGCTCCGATCTGCCGCCGTCTATGACGATCTCTGCCCCAAGCATGTAGCTTGAAGCATCGCTTGCGAGGAAGAGGACGGCTGCTGCGATCTCCTCCGGTTGTCCCATCCGACCGAGCGGCACCTGCGCGCCGACGCGGTCCGCATAGGCGCGAAACTCGTCCTCGGTCTGATTGCTTCCACGATGAATTGGCGTCTCTATAGAGCCGGGGCTGACGGCATTCACCCTGATACGGCGATCAAGGAGCTCCGCCGACATCGTCCGGGCGAAAGAGCGCACGGCTGCTTTCGACGCGGACAGGATAGCACGGCCGGGCGTTCCGACCTGGTTTAGCCACGACGTGTTGAGGATGATCGAACTGCCGTCACGCAGAAGCGGAAGTATAGCCTGAACTGTGAAGAACACGCCCTTGACATTGGTATCCATAATTTTGTGGTAGGCGTCCTCGTCCGTGGTCGAAAGCGGGGTCCCGATTGCAACGCCGGCATTGGCGAAGACGATGTCGAGAGAACCGAACGTCTGCTCGATCGTCGTGTTTATACGCGTGAGGTCGGCTCGCGACGTCACGTCCGCCTGGATACCGATTGCCTGACCGCCAAGCTTTGCAACGGCCGCGTCCAGCTTCTCGACGGAGCGCCCGGTGATTGCGACGCGGGCGCCGTTCTCAGTCAACAACCGGGCCGCGGCAAACCCGATCCCGCTTGCTCCGCCAGTCACCAATGCGATCTTTCCTTCGAGCATCATCTCATAGTTCCTCGTATCAGGTACCTTTAGCTAGACCGTGTCGTTTGCAATCGCGAGGAAAAGACGCCATATCGACAAGAAAGAAATTCTATGTCGTGAGCAAAATGAGAAATCTCACCAGACTGAAGTCGCTGCAGGCCTTGGAAGCGTCCGCGAGACACGGGAGCTATGTCGGCGCATCCGCGGAACTTGACGTCACGCCACCGGCGGTCGGTCAACTCGTTCGCTCGCTGGAGGACTGGGTGGGCTACCCTCTCTTCAAGCGTAGCCGTTCCGGCAGAGAGCGGCTGACCGCCGTCGACGAAGCACGGGAGGCTCTCGAAGATATCGCACAGGGTTTAGACCTACTGGAATCCGGCATGAAAAAACTGCGCGGCCGCAGGGCGCGGTCCGTTGTCGTCGTCACGGCGTCGCAGGCTCTCGTGGCAAACTGGCTGATGTCCCGGCTGGAGGATTTTTCGACCCATTACCCCAACGTCGATGTCCGTCTCGACGTGTCGGATCGTGTGATCGATCTGGCGCAAGGGGAGGCCGACATCGGCATCAGGTGCGGGCTGGGCACCTGGAAGGGTATAAAATCGACATATCTCATGGCCGAGGAGATCATCGCCGTCTGCCACAACAAGCTGCTGCCGACTGACAGAGAGGTGATTGCCGGCTGGATGTCCGAGCAAACCTTGATCCACGATGGCACACCGCATCCCGGCGGGGACTTCCCGGCCTGGGCCGAATGGCTGGTGCGCGCGGG is part of the Rhizobium sp. ZPR4 genome and encodes:
- a CDS encoding cupin domain-containing protein; translation: MLLNEDLSKRTIVHAAKLDWISSPAKGVDRRMLFRIGDEKAHATSIVRYAPESSFSYHGHPGGEEFLVLEGVFQDESGDFPAGTYVRNPPGTGHAPKSDSGCTILVKLWQFKASDRERIVSRLGDAPSASARHGVGNSCVLFDGPDELVMTEDWQANATLEIGNPSGLELLVLDGSFKENGDVLDRWTWLRLPAGQDLKATVGPQGARVWYKSGPLFHEDVCAFDAPVEGAKP
- the acnA gene encoding aconitate hydratase AcnA, with the translated sequence MLTTFEFNGAAYRIVDLPAEIGGDLNRMPHIHRILMENILRIGDADAGRSKDAMIAWLASGTSDVEISFLPNRVLMHDTTCGPALVDIAGMRAALAEAGGDPATLNPVIPVDVSTDHSVAVDDFASDVAFSRNMEREYKRNAERYSFMKWATNTLTGFRVHPPGTGIMHTLNLERLATIVATIDRDGTRWAAPDTLIGTDSHTPMINGIGVLAWGVGGLEAESVFFGMPVSLRIPEVVGVKLTGALREGVLATDLALVVTHLLRKIDLQDRFVEFFGPGVGNLSAGDRAVVANMTPEFGANTGFFPVDARSVEYLAQTGRSRDHGRFVEDYAKRVGLWFDPDANPSFTSVVELDLGSVEPSLAGPQRPQDRISLSDTQAAIAGMRKSESAGFVPDQPNDGAVAIAAITSCTNTSDPRLLLAAGLLARKAAALGLRPAHWVKTSLAPGSPTAERYLRRAGLLDDLETMGFGIVGYGCTTCIGNSGALTPSVSDAMRERDVLPVAVLSGNRNFPGRVHPQLEAGFLGSPPVVVAFAIAGTVDIDILTDPIGVDLYGRPVRLSDVWPSGAEIDDALALAISPTDFEPAFQAAEDSAQWADLPAPTTTLFPWHEASTYIRRPPFANIGEGSRLGIYEAQPILVLGDDITTDHISPAGAIAANGDAGRYLIERGENPYDLNVFSSRRGNWEAMIRGLFTNKNVRNRLGEHLAPGSTIHAPSQRTMALWDAAESYRAEGIPVVIIAGERYGMGSSRDWAAKGVALLGVRAVIASSFERIHRWNLIGMGVLPLKLPESLSSSQIDLKPGDTVTVHAASDAITARCSVLIEISRAGERMEVETVAAIETAAEVAILRAGGILPMILRQKLSASG
- a CDS encoding SDR family oxidoreductase, whose protein sequence is MLEGKIALVTGGASGIGFAAARLLTENGARVAITGRSVEKLDAAVAKLGGQAIGIQADVTSRADLTRINTTIEQTFGSLDIVFANAGVAIGTPLSTTDEDAYHKIMDTNVKGVFFTVQAILPLLRDGSSIILNTSWLNQVGTPGRAILSASKAAVRSFARTMSAELLDRRIRVNAVSPGSIETPIHRGSNQTEDEFRAYADRVGAQVPLGRMGQPEEIAAAVLFLASDASSYMLGAEIVIDGGRSEL
- a CDS encoding FAD-dependent oxidoreductase; this translates as MSTCKVAIIGAGLSGLYTAQKLHAAGVDVLLIEARDRTGGRILTAGEDAMPAADGFDLGPSWFWPAMQPAMAELIDELDLDSFVQHSDGDVVFERMSRERPQRFSPVYENQQSMRISGGTGAAVRALEARLPPERIRLGTRVTAIALTNGGVEISVTTEGGGETIVAEYVVAALPPRLFEATVTFSPAQDPAIAARWRGTPTWMAPHAKFFAVYDEAFWRNDGLSGTAQSMVGPMVEIHDAMTNSGKAAFFGFLGIGAEQRSTIGEAALKRACVDQLARLFGPQALTPRATLIKDWAADALTATLLDQTGGEHPAPGSPRWVTGPWEGRLLMAGSETSSSEPGYLAGAVVAARQAVADIFSRLNAE
- a CDS encoding MFS transporter, which translates into the protein MADAKIGKRNAWILTVAQAFGGANAPIVISLGGLVGQHLSPDPDLITLPVSLLNLGLALGTLPAAYVMRRFGRRRGYLVGTTIGMVSGLIAAMGIILSSFLVFCLGTCMAGFYSSYVQSYRFAAADNVSGADGQKAIARVMVGGLVAAIIGPQLVIWTRDAVPATAFAGSFISQAMLAALAFPVLWKLRSASSVQSNPGGGANKRPLVQILTSRKYLLAIATGVVSYGLMTFVMTASPVAMVGHGHSINQAALGIQWHILAMYGPSFFTGRLMVRFGKERVAAVGLLLIGLSAAVALSGFDIAHFWVSLILLGIGWNFGFIGATSMVGDCHTPAERSKVQGANDFLVFGTVAGASFFSGSLLHSSGWETINWIVMPAVALVLVPLVWRAARPLVAA
- a CDS encoding LysR substrate-binding domain-containing protein, with translation MRNLTRLKSLQALEASARHGSYVGASAELDVTPPAVGQLVRSLEDWVGYPLFKRSRSGRERLTAVDEAREALEDIAQGLDLLESGMKKLRGRRARSVVVVTASQALVANWLMSRLEDFSTHYPNVDVRLDVSDRVIDLAQGEADIGIRCGLGTWKGIKSTYLMAEEIIAVCHNKLLPTDREVIAGWMSEQTLIHDGTPHPGGDFPAWAEWLVRAGANHVPDDGGLKINSTAAVINAAVAARGVALVRKALVAQEIESGRLVHLLPDVKWPVKWAYYVVASGKALRRYEVSAFHDWVVNKAVA